In Mucilaginibacter celer, one DNA window encodes the following:
- the mqnE gene encoding aminofutalosine synthase MqnE: protein MQNSDNLQFLLNNPNLSADLKHIAQKVLNKQRITFDEGVLLYEQGELGYLGTLANHIRQERHGDKTYFNRNFHIEPTNLCVYDCKFCSYSRLLKQKSEGWEYTMDEMFDMVTKYDGEPVTEVHIVGGVLPQYDVPFYQQLFARIRAHRPELHIKALTPVEYHYIFKKAKIDYATGMRLMQEAGLDSIPGGGAEIFDPEIRDQISKDKCTADQWLAIHEEWHKLGGRSNATMLYGHIEEFKHRIDHMERLRQLQDKTGGFQTFIPLKFRNKDNQMSHVPEVSVIEDLRNYAVARIYLDNFDHIKAYWAMISRTTAQLSLNFGVDDIDGTLDDTTKIYSMAGAEEQHPGMSTKQLVELIKHVGRQPIERDTLYNVVTDYTNFEFENEPKPQYYKLPVIN from the coding sequence ATGCAAAATTCAGATAATTTACAGTTTTTACTTAACAATCCGAATTTATCTGCTGACTTAAAGCACATTGCCCAAAAGGTACTAAATAAACAACGCATCACTTTTGATGAAGGCGTTTTGCTTTATGAGCAGGGCGAGCTTGGATATCTCGGCACTTTAGCCAACCATATCCGCCAGGAGCGCCACGGCGACAAAACTTATTTCAACCGTAATTTTCATATCGAGCCAACCAATCTTTGCGTTTACGATTGCAAATTTTGCTCGTACTCACGCCTGCTGAAACAAAAATCGGAAGGGTGGGAGTATACCATGGATGAGATGTTTGATATGGTAACCAAATACGATGGCGAACCGGTTACCGAAGTACACATTGTGGGCGGCGTATTGCCTCAATATGATGTGCCTTTTTACCAGCAATTATTCGCTCGTATCCGTGCCCACAGGCCCGAGCTGCATATCAAGGCGCTTACCCCGGTTGAATACCACTACATTTTCAAAAAAGCTAAGATCGACTATGCTACAGGCATGCGCCTGATGCAGGAAGCCGGTCTGGATTCAATCCCAGGCGGCGGTGCCGAGATCTTCGACCCGGAGATCAGGGATCAAATCTCTAAAGATAAATGTACTGCCGATCAATGGCTGGCAATTCATGAGGAGTGGCACAAATTAGGCGGCCGTTCAAACGCTACTATGCTTTACGGACACATTGAAGAGTTTAAGCACCGTATTGATCACATGGAACGCCTACGCCAGTTACAGGATAAAACAGGCGGTTTCCAAACTTTCATTCCGCTTAAATTCAGGAATAAAGACAACCAGATGTCGCATGTGCCGGAAGTTTCGGTTATTGAGGATCTGCGTAACTACGCTGTAGCACGTATTTACCTGGATAACTTTGATCACATCAAAGCTTATTGGGCCATGATCAGCCGTACTACCGCACAGCTTTCGCTTAATTTTGGCGTGGATGATATTGATGGTACTTTAGATGATACCACCAAAATTTACTCGATGGCAGGCGCCGAGGAGCAACATCCCGGCATGAGCACCAAGCAATTGGTTGAGTTAATTAAACATGTAGGCCGCCAACCAATTGAGCGCGACACCTTATATAATGTAGTAACTGATTACACTAATTTTGAGTTTGAGAACGAACCCAAGCCTCAATATTATAAGTTACCGGTAATTAATTAA
- the thrS gene encoding threonine--tRNA ligase translates to MINITLPDGSVRQYDKGITSAQIALSISEGLARNVLAAEVDGQVWDASRPIEQDAHVKLLTWNDADGKSTFWHSSAHLMAEALEALYPGTKFGIGPAIETGFYYDVDFGDKVLSSDEFKQIEDKMIELAKTKEEFIRKPVSKANAIEYFTEKGDEYKLDLIKDLPDGAITFYSQGNFTDLCRGPHIPNTGFIKAVKLMSVAGAYWRGDETRKQLTRIYGVTFPKASELTEYLHMIEEAKKRDHRKLGKELELFAFSEKVGMGLPLWLPKGTALRERLVTFLQKAQVKAGYEQVITPHIGHKNLYVTSGHYEKYGADSFQPIKTPQEGEEFFLKPMNCPHHCEIYKTKPRSYKDLPVRFAEFGTVYRYEQSGELHGLTRVRGFTQDDAHLFCRPDQVKDEFKKVIDLVLYVFKALGFDNYIAQVSLRDPENRAKYIGTDENWALAENAIIEAAAEKGLPTVVEYGEAAFYGPKLDFMVKDALGRKWQLGTIQVDYNLPERFELEYTGSDNMKHRPVMIHRAPFGSMERFIAVLIEHCAGNFPLWLSPEQFIILPISEKYEEYAKKLSDILKDSDICGLIDFRDEKIGRKIRDAEVKKIPYMLIVGEKEAAEGLVSVRKHGAGDLGSMSIEEFKEQITKEITV, encoded by the coding sequence ATGATTAACATTACACTTCCTGATGGTTCCGTTCGTCAGTATGACAAGGGAATCACTTCCGCTCAGATCGCTCTATCGATCTCTGAAGGATTAGCACGTAACGTATTAGCGGCCGAAGTTGACGGCCAGGTTTGGGATGCAAGTCGCCCTATTGAACAGGACGCGCATGTAAAACTACTAACCTGGAACGATGCCGACGGCAAATCAACATTCTGGCATTCATCGGCCCACTTAATGGCTGAGGCCTTGGAAGCCCTGTATCCGGGTACTAAATTCGGTATCGGCCCGGCAATTGAAACCGGTTTTTATTACGATGTTGATTTTGGCGACAAGGTTTTATCTTCTGACGAGTTTAAGCAGATAGAAGATAAGATGATCGAGTTGGCTAAAACCAAAGAAGAATTTATCCGCAAGCCGGTTAGTAAAGCCAACGCGATTGAATATTTCACCGAAAAAGGCGATGAGTATAAGCTGGACCTGATCAAAGATCTGCCAGATGGTGCCATCACTTTTTATTCGCAAGGTAATTTTACCGATTTGTGCCGTGGCCCGCATATCCCTAACACAGGTTTTATTAAAGCGGTTAAACTGATGAGTGTTGCCGGTGCCTACTGGCGCGGCGATGAAACACGCAAGCAGTTAACCCGTATTTACGGCGTTACTTTCCCTAAAGCCAGCGAGCTGACTGAATACCTGCACATGATCGAAGAAGCTAAAAAGCGCGATCACCGTAAGTTGGGTAAAGAGTTGGAACTGTTCGCATTTTCGGAAAAAGTGGGTATGGGCTTACCATTGTGGTTGCCAAAAGGAACTGCACTGCGCGAGCGTTTGGTTACTTTTTTACAAAAAGCACAGGTTAAAGCCGGTTATGAGCAGGTAATTACTCCGCATATCGGTCATAAAAATCTGTATGTAACTTCGGGCCACTATGAAAAATATGGTGCCGATTCGTTTCAACCGATCAAAACACCGCAGGAGGGAGAGGAGTTTTTCCTGAAACCGATGAACTGCCCGCACCATTGCGAAATCTATAAAACAAAACCACGCTCGTACAAAGACCTTCCGGTTCGTTTTGCTGAGTTTGGTACTGTATACCGTTACGAGCAAAGCGGCGAGTTGCACGGCTTAACCCGTGTACGTGGCTTTACTCAGGATGATGCGCACTTATTCTGCCGCCCGGACCAGGTAAAGGATGAGTTTAAAAAAGTGATCGACCTGGTTTTGTATGTATTTAAGGCATTAGGCTTTGATAACTACATTGCGCAGGTATCATTACGCGATCCTGAAAACCGCGCCAAATATATCGGTACAGATGAAAACTGGGCTTTAGCCGAGAACGCGATTATTGAAGCCGCTGCCGAAAAAGGCTTGCCAACCGTGGTTGAATACGGTGAAGCAGCGTTTTACGGTCCGAAGCTGGACTTCATGGTGAAAGATGCTTTAGGCCGTAAATGGCAGTTAGGCACTATCCAGGTTGATTATAACTTGCCAGAGCGCTTTGAGTTGGAATACACTGGTAGCGATAATATGAAGCACCGCCCGGTAATGATCCACAGGGCACCGTTTGGTTCGATGGAGCGCTTTATCGCGGTATTGATTGAGCATTGTGCCGGTAATTTCCCGCTTTGGTTATCTCCTGAGCAGTTCATTATCCTGCCTATATCAGAAAAATATGAAGAATATGCAAAAAAACTTTCTGATATATTAAAAGATTCCGATATTTGCGGGCTAATTGACTTTAGGGACGAAAAAATTGGACGTAAAATCCGCGACGCTGAAGTTAAAAAAATCCCTTATATGCTGATTGTGGGTGAAAAAGAAGCTGCCGAAGGGCTGGTTTCTGTCCGTAAACACGGCGCCGGCGATTTGGGAAGTATGAGCATTGAAGAATTTAAAGAACAAATAACAAAAGAAATAACAGTATAA
- a CDS encoding histidine phosphatase family protein, which yields MKTLYIVRHGQTEFNKLGIIQGRGVNTDLNDEGRKQACQFFEAYKAVPFDKIYISALKRTQQSIQPFIDLGIPFEKLSGLDELAWGVHEGQAPTADNKAAFLQIMRDWLDGKLDSKFEGGESPLEVEKRQREALEVIMSHPEEKTVLICMHGRAMRLLLCILTGKPLSEMDSFPHQNLVLYKVTYNGEKFEIIDFNNAEHLKHSEEQK from the coding sequence ATGAAAACCTTATACATAGTACGCCACGGGCAAACGGAATTTAATAAGTTGGGCATTATTCAAGGTCGTGGAGTTAATACCGACCTGAATGATGAAGGCCGCAAACAGGCCTGCCAATTTTTTGAGGCTTATAAAGCAGTTCCGTTTGATAAGATTTACATTTCGGCACTGAAGCGTACCCAGCAAAGTATCCAGCCTTTTATTGATCTCGGTATCCCGTTCGAAAAACTTTCGGGTTTGGATGAGTTAGCCTGGGGAGTGCATGAAGGGCAGGCTCCTACCGCCGACAACAAAGCAGCTTTTTTGCAAATTATGCGCGATTGGCTGGATGGCAAACTGGATAGCAAATTTGAAGGCGGCGAAAGCCCACTGGAGGTGGAGAAACGCCAGCGCGAAGCTTTGGAGGTGATCATGAGCCACCCCGAAGAAAAAACGGTATTGATTTGTATGCATGGCCGTGCTATGCGTTTACTGCTTTGCATCCTTACAGGTAAACCACTATCCGAAATGGATAGCTTCCCGCACCAAAACCTGGTACTTTATAAGGTAACCTACAATGGCGAAAAATTCGAGATCATCGATTTTAACAACGCCGAACATTTAAAACATTCCGAAGAACAGAAATAG
- the rpmI gene encoding 50S ribosomal protein L35, translated as MPKMKTNSSAKKRFKLTGTGKIARKNAYKSHILTKMSTKRKRALGHTSLVSDADMGNVKRMLCIGK; from the coding sequence ATGCCAAAAATGAAAACCAATTCCAGTGCAAAAAAGCGCTTTAAGCTTACTGGAACCGGTAAAATCGCAAGAAAAAACGCATACAAAAGCCACATCTTAACCAAGATGTCTACAAAACGTAAGCGTGCCCTTGGTCACACCAGCTTAGTATCTGATGCTGATATGGGTAACGTAAAACGTATGCTTTGTATCGGAAAGTAA
- the rplT gene encoding 50S ribosomal protein L20 yields the protein MPRSVNAVASRRRRKRIMNLAKGYWGSRSKVYTIAKNTVEKGLQYAYRDRKTKKREFRALWIQRINAGARQHGISYSQLMGKLAAKEIGLNRKVLADLAMNNPDAFKAVVDAVK from the coding sequence ATGCCACGTTCAGTTAACGCAGTAGCGTCGAGAAGACGCAGGAAAAGGATCATGAACCTCGCCAAAGGTTATTGGGGTTCACGTAGCAAGGTTTATACCATTGCAAAAAACACAGTTGAAAAAGGTTTACAGTACGCTTACCGCGACCGTAAAACCAAAAAGAGAGAATTCAGAGCTTTATGGATCCAACGTATCAACGCTGGTGCCCGTCAGCACGGAATTTCTTACTCTCAGTTAATGGGTAAATTAGCTGCTAAAGAAATCGGTTTAAACCGTAAGGTATTAGCTGATTTAGCAATGAACAACCCGGATGCTTTCAAAGCAGTTGTTGATGCAGTAAAATAA
- a CDS encoding homoserine O-acetyltransferase family protein, producing the protein MNAEIFKYTDTFEFESGQTLEGLEIGFHTYGRLNKEKNNVIWVCHALTANSDVFDWWKGLIGEGYFFNPEEHFIVCANILGSPYGTTSPLSINPATGQPYYLTYPQFTTRDMVKAHRLLAAHLQINNISVLIGGSLGGQQAMEWAIIEPERIKNLILIATNAKHSPWGIAFNESQRLALSADPTFNNNTPEGGRNGLKAARSIALLSYRTYKTYGITQQEESDDVTDNFRSSSYQNYQGQKLVNRYNAYSYWYLTKVMDSHNVGRGRNGVEKALSQIKAKTLVIGISSDVLFPVEEQQLLFRQIPKAAFAQLDSFYGHDGFLIETEALTNIFTSFFKTDVKGKIIELQRTA; encoded by the coding sequence ATGAACGCAGAGATATTTAAATACACTGATACTTTTGAGTTTGAATCGGGCCAAACGCTGGAGGGTTTAGAGATAGGCTTCCATACTTACGGCCGGTTAAATAAAGAGAAAAATAACGTGATTTGGGTTTGCCACGCGCTTACCGCCAATAGTGATGTATTTGACTGGTGGAAAGGTTTGATTGGCGAGGGCTACTTTTTTAATCCCGAAGAGCATTTTATTGTTTGTGCCAATATTTTGGGTTCGCCTTACGGAACTACAAGTCCGCTGAGCATTAACCCTGCTACCGGCCAACCTTATTATCTTACCTATCCGCAGTTTACTACAAGGGATATGGTTAAGGCACACCGGTTGCTTGCTGCGCACTTACAGATTAATAATATCAGTGTATTGATAGGCGGATCGTTAGGAGGCCAGCAGGCTATGGAATGGGCAATTATTGAACCGGAGCGCATCAAAAATCTGATCCTGATTGCTACCAATGCCAAACACTCGCCATGGGGTATTGCCTTTAACGAGTCGCAGCGTTTGGCTTTAAGCGCTGATCCTACGTTTAATAATAATACGCCTGAGGGAGGCCGGAATGGTTTAAAGGCGGCACGCAGCATCGCGCTGTTAAGCTACCGCACTTATAAAACCTACGGCATTACCCAACAGGAAGAAAGCGATGATGTTACGGACAATTTCCGTTCATCATCTTACCAAAACTACCAGGGGCAAAAACTGGTGAACCGTTACAATGCCTACAGCTATTGGTACCTTACCAAAGTGATGGATTCGCATAATGTGGGCCGTGGTCGGAACGGGGTTGAAAAGGCTCTAAGCCAGATCAAAGCAAAAACATTGGTAATCGGCATTTCGTCGGACGTATTGTTTCCTGTTGAGGAACAGCAATTGCTGTTCAGGCAGATTCCTAAAGCGGCCTTCGCCCAGTTGGATTCCTTTTATGGGCACGACGGATTTTTAATTGAAACAGAAGCATTAACAAACATATTTACATCGTTTTTTAAAACCGATGTAAAAGGAAAAATTATAGAACTGCAACGTACAGCGTAA
- the infC gene encoding translation initiation factor IF-3, protein MALNKPFNRGPRLPFKKKEAEHNINQFIRAQEVRLVGDNVEQGVYSLRDALAIAADLELDLVEISPNAVPPVCKVTDYNKFIYEQKKKLKEIKSNAKQTVIKEIRFGPNTDDHDFEFKLKHAIKFLESGEKVRAYVHFKGRAIVYKEQGEILLLRFAQALEEVGKVEQLPKLEGKRMFLTLAPKAAKK, encoded by the coding sequence TTGGCATTAAACAAACCTTTCAATAGAGGACCAAGGCTTCCTTTTAAGAAAAAAGAAGCTGAACACAACATTAACCAATTCATTAGGGCTCAGGAAGTTCGCCTTGTAGGTGATAACGTTGAGCAGGGCGTATACTCATTAAGGGATGCGCTGGCAATTGCCGCCGATCTTGAACTGGACCTGGTTGAAATATCTCCAAACGCAGTACCTCCCGTTTGTAAAGTAACTGATTACAATAAGTTTATTTACGAGCAAAAGAAAAAGCTTAAAGAGATTAAAAGCAATGCCAAGCAAACGGTTATTAAGGAGATCCGTTTCGGACCGAACACTGATGATCATGACTTTGAGTTTAAACTGAAGCATGCCATCAAGTTCCTTGAATCGGGCGAAAAGGTAAGGGCTTACGTACACTTTAAAGGCCGTGCTATTGTTTACAAAGAACAAGGCGAGATCCTGTTACTTCGTTTCGCTCAGGCGTTGGAAGAGGTAGGTAAAGTAGAGCAATTACCTAAGCTTGAAGGAAAAAGGATGTTTTTAACCCTTGCTCCTAAAGCAGCTAAGAAATAG
- a CDS encoding trans-sulfuration enzyme family protein yields MKTETIAIHAGNHVDKATRAVIQPIIMSTTFERGDDGGFPAGYIYSRSANPNRHALERVLAQLEGGTEAASFSSGNAAGMSVFQSLKPGTHIIAPDDMYHGLRNQLKNLFAGILTFDFIDVNDEEVLQQHIKPETGLIWIETPSNPLLKITDIKKVVTIAKANGIKVLCDNTFATPICQRPLELGADMVMHSATKYFGGHSDLMGGALITAEKSDWWAKIRQVQEMGGAIPSPMDCYYLVRSIKTLPYRVKGHVQNAQLLAEYLERHPNVEKVMYPGLPSHPQHEIAKDQMLAFGGMLSFIIKGDENDTHNIINKLKLFIKATSLGGVESLIEHRATVEGPDTKTPRNLLRVSVGLEHIDDLIADLEQALA; encoded by the coding sequence ATGAAAACTGAAACTATAGCTATACACGCCGGTAACCATGTTGATAAAGCAACAAGGGCCGTAATCCAACCCATCATTATGTCCACCACTTTTGAACGTGGCGACGATGGCGGTTTCCCGGCAGGTTATATTTACAGCAGGTCGGCTAACCCTAACAGACATGCTTTAGAGCGTGTTTTGGCACAACTGGAAGGCGGTACTGAAGCCGCATCATTTTCATCGGGCAATGCCGCGGGCATGTCGGTATTTCAATCGCTTAAGCCAGGTACGCATATTATCGCACCTGATGATATGTACCATGGCCTGCGCAATCAACTTAAAAATCTGTTTGCAGGTATTTTAACGTTCGATTTTATCGATGTTAATGATGAAGAAGTTTTACAACAGCATATCAAACCCGAAACCGGCCTCATCTGGATTGAAACCCCGTCAAACCCGCTGCTTAAAATAACCGACATAAAAAAGGTAGTGACAATAGCCAAAGCAAACGGCATTAAAGTTTTGTGCGATAATACATTTGCTACCCCAATTTGCCAACGCCCGCTTGAGCTGGGTGCCGATATGGTGATGCACTCCGCCACCAAATACTTCGGCGGACATAGCGATTTGATGGGCGGTGCTTTAATTACTGCCGAAAAGAGCGATTGGTGGGCAAAAATTCGGCAGGTGCAGGAAATGGGTGGTGCTATCCCCTCGCCTATGGATTGCTATTATTTGGTGCGCAGTATTAAAACTTTGCCCTACCGTGTAAAGGGGCACGTACAGAACGCGCAGCTATTGGCCGAATATCTTGAACGGCATCCCAATGTAGAGAAAGTGATGTATCCTGGTCTGCCATCGCATCCGCAACATGAAATAGCTAAAGATCAGATGCTGGCTTTTGGCGGGATGCTATCTTTTATTATTAAAGGCGATGAAAACGATACGCATAACATCATCAATAAACTAAAACTGTTTATCAAAGCTACCAGCCTCGGCGGTGTAGAGAGCCTGATAGAACACCGCGCCACCGTTGAAGGGCCGGATACCAAAACACCGCGCAACCTGTTGAGGGTTTCGGTTGGTTTGGAGCATATTGATGATCTGATAGCCGATTTGGAGCAGGCTTTGGCTTAA
- a CDS encoding menaquinone biosynthetic enzyme MqnA/MqnD family protein produces the protein MNKIRISAVSYTNTKPFLYGIQHTDIINKIDLSLDMPADCAQKLIDDVVDIGLIPVAATLSLPQWEIVSDYCIGAIGAVNSVFIFSNCDIKDVKTIQLDPQSRSSNNLARVLMKNHWQVNPEQIVNAPDYSLSTDEHTAFVQIGDRTFGKKDQYKYVYDLAEEWQKMTGLPFTFAAWIANKPIPQEFMDEFNQALKYGLDHREDLFKEMDMRDDFDLVDYLMVKIDYDLTEDKKKALYMFLDYIKAL, from the coding sequence GTGAATAAGATCAGAATATCAGCGGTAAGCTACACTAATACCAAACCCTTTTTATACGGCATCCAACATACCGACATTATTAACAAGATCGACCTGAGCCTCGATATGCCGGCCGATTGTGCGCAGAAACTCATTGATGATGTGGTTGATATCGGCCTCATCCCAGTAGCGGCAACGTTAAGCCTCCCTCAATGGGAAATAGTATCCGACTATTGTATCGGTGCCATTGGCGCAGTTAATTCGGTATTCATCTTCAGTAATTGTGATATTAAAGATGTAAAAACCATCCAGCTTGATCCGCAGTCGCGCTCATCAAATAACCTGGCCCGTGTGTTGATGAAAAATCACTGGCAGGTAAACCCGGAGCAGATCGTTAACGCGCCGGATTATTCGCTCTCAACCGATGAACATACTGCCTTTGTACAAATAGGCGACCGCACTTTCGGCAAAAAAGATCAATACAAATACGTTTATGACCTTGCCGAAGAATGGCAAAAAATGACCGGCCTGCCATTCACCTTTGCCGCCTGGATAGCCAATAAGCCGATACCGCAGGAGTTTATGGATGAGTTTAATCAGGCGCTTAAATATGGGCTGGATCATCGTGAGGATTTGTTTAAGGAAATGGATATGCGCGATGATTTTGATTTGGTTGATTATTTGATGGTGAAAATTGATTATGATTTGACTGAGGATAAGAAGAAAGCATTGTATATGTTTTTGGATTATATCAAGGCGTTATAG
- a CDS encoding SRPBCC family protein, whose protein sequence is MATTIVKYTDNYPVLYGDDRINLNWPERLTSIAGGMKIGFSGFKNIFSNPFASIVKIGAGGYLLNRGITGHCELYKRIGKLSTNPININIRSSFTVDKPREKVYQFWRKLDNLPLFMKHLESVEVIDAKYSYWVLKLPQNVATVSWHAEIVHDEPNEMIGWSSLPDSMINNAGKIRFQDTVDGTGTVVDVVISYQPPAGGIGAGIAKVLNPVFKNMVDKDIQNFKQYMDINNDADEFAEVIIIE, encoded by the coding sequence ATGGCAACTACAATAGTAAAATATACCGATAATTACCCCGTGCTGTACGGCGACGACCGCATAAATCTGAACTGGCCCGAGCGCCTTACCTCCATTGCCGGGGGGATGAAAATAGGCTTTTCAGGCTTTAAAAACATTTTCAGTAACCCATTCGCGAGCATTGTAAAGATTGGCGCTGGCGGCTACCTTTTAAACCGTGGCATAACCGGCCATTGCGAACTGTATAAACGCATTGGTAAACTATCAACCAATCCCATCAATATTAATATCCGCTCATCATTCACCGTTGATAAGCCAAGAGAAAAGGTTTACCAGTTTTGGCGTAAACTGGATAACCTGCCGCTGTTTATGAAACACCTGGAAAGTGTGGAGGTAATAGATGCCAAATACTCCTATTGGGTATTAAAGCTGCCACAAAACGTAGCCACGGTAAGTTGGCATGCAGAAATTGTGCATGATGAACCTAATGAAATGATCGGCTGGAGCTCCCTGCCCGATTCTATGATCAATAATGCGGGTAAAATCCGTTTCCAGGATACTGTTGATGGCACCGGAACTGTTGTTGATGTGGTGATCAGCTATCAACCACCTGCAGGCGGCATTGGCGCCGGAATAGCTAAAGTGCTTAATCCGGTATTTAAAAATATGGTTGATAAGGATATCCAGAACTTTAAGCAATACATGGATATTAATAATGATGCGGATGAGTTTGCTGAAGTGATTATTATTGAATAG
- a CDS encoding O-acetylhomoserine aminocarboxypropyltransferase/cysteine synthase family protein, which translates to MSALKFETLQLHAGQEVDPTTGSRAVPLYQTTSYVFNSAEHGANLFALKEFGNIYTRIMNPTTDVFEKRIAALEGGVAALATASGQAAQFIALNNILQAGDNFVTSPFLYGGTYNQFKVAFKRLGIEVRFAKDDTAESIEALINDKTKAIYLETIGNPGFTIADFEKISAVAKNHDLPLIVDNTFGAGGYLFRPIEHGANVVVESTTKWIGGHGTSIGGAIIDAGNYNWGNGKFPQFTEPSEGYHGLVFNDVFGIGGPFGNIQFIIRARVEGLRDFGPSQSPFNAWLNIQGLETLSLRVQRHVDNALQLAKWLEQHPQVATVNYPGLESSPYHDLAKKYLKNGFGGVLSFEIKGDKQQASQLINNLKLVSHLANVGDAKTLIIQPSATTHQQLSDEEQLSAGVTPTSLRVAVGIEHIDDIKADFEQAFAKIREGELV; encoded by the coding sequence ATGTCTGCCTTAAAATTCGAAACACTCCAATTACATGCCGGTCAGGAAGTTGATCCAACAACAGGTTCACGCGCGGTGCCGCTTTACCAAACAACTTCGTACGTATTTAACAGTGCCGAGCATGGCGCAAACCTGTTTGCCCTAAAAGAGTTTGGCAATATTTATACCCGGATCATGAACCCTACTACCGATGTGTTTGAAAAACGCATAGCGGCTTTAGAGGGCGGCGTTGCGGCTTTAGCCACCGCATCGGGCCAGGCGGCCCAGTTTATAGCGCTGAATAATATTTTACAGGCCGGCGATAACTTTGTTACATCTCCGTTTTTATATGGTGGTACCTACAACCAGTTTAAAGTAGCCTTTAAACGTTTAGGTATCGAAGTGCGTTTTGCCAAGGATGACACCGCCGAAAGCATTGAAGCGCTCATCAACGATAAAACCAAAGCCATTTATTTAGAAACCATAGGCAACCCGGGCTTTACCATTGCCGATTTTGAAAAAATAAGCGCGGTTGCCAAAAATCATGATCTGCCGTTAATAGTTGATAATACTTTTGGCGCAGGTGGCTACCTCTTCCGCCCTATTGAGCATGGTGCAAACGTGGTTGTTGAATCAACTACCAAATGGATTGGTGGGCATGGTACCAGTATAGGCGGAGCCATTATTGATGCCGGTAATTACAACTGGGGCAATGGTAAATTCCCGCAATTTACCGAACCATCCGAAGGTTATCACGGCCTCGTATTTAACGATGTATTTGGCATCGGTGGCCCTTTTGGAAATATTCAGTTTATTATTCGCGCCCGTGTGGAAGGTTTGAGGGACTTCGGTCCGTCGCAATCGCCGTTTAACGCGTGGTTGAATATACAGGGTTTGGAAACCCTTTCATTACGTGTTCAGCGCCATGTAGATAATGCTTTGCAATTGGCTAAATGGCTGGAGCAGCATCCACAGGTAGCTACTGTAAATTATCCGGGACTGGAATCGTCGCCATACCATGATCTGGCTAAAAAATACCTTAAAAATGGTTTCGGTGGTGTTTTATCATTCGAAATAAAAGGTGATAAACAACAGGCCAGCCAGTTGATCAACAACCTGAAACTGGTGAGCCATTTGGCCAACGTAGGCGATGCAAAAACGCTGATCATTCAGCCATCGGCAACAACACATCAGCAATTATCTGATGAGGAACAATTATCTGCCGGTGTTACGCCAACATCATTACGTGTTGCTGTAGGTATTGAACATATTGATGACATCAAGGCCGATTTTGAACAGGCCTTTGCAAAGATCAGAGAGGGTGAATTAGTTTAA